A single Saccopteryx bilineata isolate mSacBil1 chromosome 11, mSacBil1_pri_phased_curated, whole genome shotgun sequence DNA region contains:
- the GP9 gene encoding platelet glycoprotein IX, translated as MPVWGALFLLWAAAEAAEDCPAPCTCQALETMGLWVDCRGKGLTSLPALPAHTRHLLLANNSLRSMPPGALDHLIQLQTLDVTQNPWHCDCSLTYMRLWLEDHTPEALLDVHCASPILATIHPLGHLTGYELGSCGWQLQASWAYPGVWWDVAMVVVATMSLALLAGLLCAATKPLY; from the coding sequence ATGCCTGTCTGGGGGGCCCTGTTCCTGCTCTGGGCTGCCGCAGAGGCTGCCGAGGACTGCCCTGCACCGTGCACCTGCCAAGCTCTGGAAACCATGGGGCTGTGGGTGGACTGCAGGGGGAAAGGACTCACATCCCTGCCTGCCCTGCCGGCCCACACCCGCCACCTCCTGCTAGCCAACAACAGCCTGCGTTCCATGCCCCCCGGCGCCTTGGACCATCTGATCCAGCTGCAGACGCTTGACGTGACCCAGAACCCTTGGCACTGTGACTGCAGCCTCACTTACATGCGCCTCTGGCTGGAGGACCATACACCCGAGGCCCTGCTGGATGTTCACTGTGCCAGCCCCATCCTTGCCACCATCCACCCGCTGGGCCATCTCACAGGCTATGAGCTAGGAAGCTGCGGCTGGCAGCTACAGGCATCCTGGGCCTACCCAGGGGTCTGGTGGGACGTGGCAATGGTTGTCGTGGCCACAATGAGCCTGGCTCTCCTGGCTGGTCTGCTGTGTGCTGCCACGAAGCCCCTGTACTGA